In the Commensalibacter nepenthis genome, ATGTTTTAATATCGCAACGCGCTTACGACGGTTACATTAATGCTACTGCTATGTGTAAAGCTGCGAGTAAAGAGTTTAAGCATTATAATAGTTTATCCACTACAAAGGCCTTTGTTCAGGAACTTTCTTCCGTGGTCGGAATTCCGACCACGGAATTAATACAGTCAATACAAGGAGGTGTTCCTACATTACAAGGTACATGGGTACATCCTCAAGTAGCAATAAATTTAGGCCAATGGGCATCACCCAAATTTGCTGTTCTGGTATCTAAATGGGTTTTAGAATGGATGCAGGGTGGCGAGAAAAAACACTCAACACTTCCTTGGCACATTCGCAGGTATTTAATCAATAGAGAAAAAATACCACCTACTCATTTTTCTATGCTAGATCAAATGACATTAAAACTATTAGCACCTCTAGAATCAAGAGG is a window encoding:
- a CDS encoding KilA-N domain-containing protein; the protein is MEQLDLPLIQRQENNVLISQRAYDGYINATAMCKAASKEFKHYNSLSTTKAFVQELSSVVGIPTTELIQSIQGGVPTLQGTWVHPQVAINLGQWASPKFAVLVSKWVLEWMQGGEKKHSTLPWHIRRYLINREKIPPTHFSMLDQMTLKLLAPLESRGYLLPDRMMPDISLGKMFCKWLRSNGYDPDSFPTYTHSFGDGKRPNVNAKLYPNELITSFNLEVNNWIVDPNKALKYFKDRDKESVIPLTNFILTLPTPENARTELDNKLITALTYNPKDQF